aggtcacaaggagagaatttgtctcttccttattgactctcctgcatttcccgtggtgctaggcctaccctggttagtttgtcatgaccccactgtttcttggccacagagggctctcacggggtggtcgcaagagtgctcggggaggtgtttaggggtttccgttggtgctactacggtggagagtccagaccaggtctccaccatgcgcattccccctgaatatgccgatttggttatcgccttctccaaaaagaaggcgactcaattaccaccccatcgacggggcgattgcGCGATAAATCTCCTTGTAGACGCTGCAaatcccaggagtcacgtgtatcccctctcacaggcggagacggaggctatggaaacttatgtctccgaatccctgcgtcaggggtacagtCGGTCATCcacttcacccgtctcctcaagtttcttttttgtgaagaagaaggagggaggtctacgcccgtgtattgactatcggggtctgaaccagatcacggtgaggtatagttacccgctaccgctcatagccacagtgattgagtcaatgcacggggcgcactTCTTCACTAAACTAGATCAGGAGCAGCTTACCACCTGGTGCGTATCCGCTGTCCATTCCCATCCGCTGTCCATTCCCATTACTTTCTCTGATCGCTCCTCCCTACCCCTTACTGTCCCTGATTCCCCACTCCCACCACCAACAGCCCCTGACCCCCCTACCATACCCCTACTGCCCTTGACTCCTCCACCTGCTTCTTAGCAACCCAGATCCATACTCCTTAGCCCTCCTGGCCCATGATCCCACACAACAGCAAACCAGCCAGCCTCAGTCTAGACCCCTCTGACCCTCCGAACTGCCTTCACCCCTCCCAGCATTCCTCATTCCATCACCAAGACAGTATAGGGTTTCACCAGGGAGTCATTGGGGAGGCATGTTAAGACCAGTGAACAGCCAAGAACCACCCAACACAATTTACCCACTAGAGGCTCTCATCCAAATCTGCAACGACATGGCCAACACCAGACCTGGACCTCCCCCCAATAACCCATCATCATGAACCTGACAACACACACCGAACTTTTCCCCAGAAGGCTGTTCATGGTTGCCTCCCCGCTAGGGAATCCATCTTCAGACGGCACAAGGTACATACAGAGAGCTTCCCCCACGGAGGCACTCACACTGAACACACGTACCAACTGTTTGTGAGTGCTCCGTGGACAGCTGGGTCTGGGCCCTGTTTGCTACCTCCGTCTTCCAGTTTCCAGCCTTGCCGCCACATCGCTCTTTCTCCAACACCAGCCCAGGCTTATGGACATAGTTCCCGGTTCCTGTTTTTTTCCGGTCCCCGGCACCAGACCCAGCACCTACCCTTGGcctccagtcccagtcccagcacGACTTCCAGTCCCGTGCCCCAACAGCAGTGCCAACCCAGGTTTTCCTAGTCCAAGCCACAACAGCAACAACCCtggacacatttacattttagtcatttagcagacgctcttatccagagcgacttacagtagtgaatgcatagatttcatttcatgcattttttttttgtactggccccccgtgggaatcgaacccacaaccctggcgttgcacacaccatgatggcgttgcaaacaccatgctctaccaactgagccacacggaagAACAcagcaaacaccatgctctaccaactgagccacagggaagaacaCAGCACCGAACAACCACAAAAGCCATTCCTTTCAGCAACTGCCAGCCCAGACCCCACCGCTTCTCCTCCACCAACACAAAGACACATtgtgactgattgactgactgaatagactgacagattttttttttgcttttgttTTGGTTTGATTGGATGACCATTTGTTTTTTTGCCTAATTTGAAATGATAACTTATTGTTTGAATTGTTTACTATTTGGAATGTTTTATTAATGATGGATTGAATTGAACTTGAACATTTTAAACTGTAATGAATTTTGGAATAACCAAATCAAATGACCTTAAACCTTAAAGTTGACACAAGGATACCTTGTGTGTATACTTGCTCCTCATGTTGTCTTTACTTCCCTCTACAGATCCCATCCCAGCCCCAGTTCCTGGTTCCTGTTTCTCCCAGGTCCACAGCACCAGACTCAGCACAAACCCCTGGCTTTCCAGCCCTGGTACCAGCACAATTTTCATCCCGGCCCCAACACCAACCCAGGTTTTCCCGGTCCCAGCACAAACCCTGGTCACAGCACCGACCAAACACAACTGGCACATTCATCCAGCAACCGCCAGCTCAGACGCCACCCCTTTCCCTCCCCCAACACAAATACGCTGTCAACCACTCCACCAGACCAAccatgactggctgactgggactGACAAATTGACAAACCAATGTTATTTAAGCGAATGCATTAGTTTATGAGTTTTTTTGGTAATTGTTTGTTTttcatcaaatcacattttattggtcacatacacatatttagcagatgttattacgggtatagtgacatgcttgtgttcctagctcaaacagtgcagtagtatctaacaatatacaaatctaaaagtaaaataattgaattaagaaatatataaatattaggacgagcaatgtcagagtggcattgactaaaatacagtagaatacagtatatacatatgaaatgagtaaaacagtatgtaaacattattaaagtggccagtgattccatgtctatgtacatagggcagcagccgctaaggtgcagggttgagtaaccgtgTGGTAaacggctagtgatggctatttaacagtctgatggtcttgagatagaagctgtgttttagtctctcggtcccagctttgatgcacctgtactgacctcaccttctggatcatagcggggagaacaggccatggctcgggtggttgatgtctttgatgatctttttggccttcctgtgacatcgggtgctgtaggtgtcctggagggcaggcagtgtgcccccagtgatgtgttgggcagactacaccaccctctggagagccctgaaaTTGCAGGCAGTGTtgtaccttcttcaccacactgtctgtgtgggtggaccatttcagattgtcagtgatgtgtacactgaggaacttcAAGCTTTTCAATTTCTCCACtacggtcccgtcgatgtggataggaccgtgctccctctgctgtctcctgaagtccacaatcagctccttcgttttgttgagggagaggttattttcctggcaccacactcccagggccctcacctcctttctctaggctgtctcgtcattgttggtaatcacgcctactactgttgtgtcgtctacaaacttgatgattgagttggaggcgtacgtggccacagtcatgggtgaacaaggagtacaggagggggctgagcacgcacccttgtggggcccctgtgttgaggatcagcgtagtggaggtgttgtttcctaccttcaaccCCTGGGGGCGgcttgtcaggaagtccaggacccagttgcacagggcggggttcagacctagggtcccgagcttaatgatgagcttggagggtactatgatgttgaagACTGacctatagtcaatgaacagcattcttacataggtattcctctcgtccagatgggatagggcagtgtgcagtgtgatggcaatttcATCATCTGTGGATGGAGCCGGTATGCatattgtagtgggtctagggtgtcgggtaaggtggaggtgatgacgacagaagtgagtgctacagggcgatagtcatttagttcagttacctttgctttcttgggtacaggaacaatggtggacataaTGAAGAAAGTGGgggcagcagactgggatagggttTAGAGCCATTGAATATGTCCGTGAACACTCCAGCCAGAtggtctgcacatgctttgaGGATGTgactagggatgccatctgggctggcagccttgtgagggttaacgcacgtaaatgtcttactcacgtcggccacggagaatgagagcccacagtccttgagagcgggccgcgtcggtggcactgtctTATCCCCAAAGCGGCGAAGAACGTGGCTGCTTTTCCCTTtgttatctgtgattgtctgtagaccctgccacatacgtctcgtgtctgagtcgttgtattgcgactccactttgtctctgtactgacattttgcctgtttgattgccttacggagggaataattacactgtttgtattcgaccatattcccagtcaccttgctgtGGTTAAATGTgatggttcacgctttcagttttgcacgattTGATTAATTAAGTTGTATTGATTATTTATTGTTTGAATTGTTAATTTTTTAAGGTTAactaaatttgatttgaaatatttaCATGTAATGAATTATGGGGAAAACACTAATAAATGTACCTTAAACCTTAAAATgtagcattttgacatgtccttttggtctgttttgccctgtatCAATGGTGTAAacttatagatgatttggatATGAAGCGTGAAAATGCTAATGtaggtaccattgacttgcattggatttgtgccacaaatgctaaaaggTTAGCGtttgaaacagtggccaggtaaataaaaccaaagcatggattgctgtcataccttgggAGATTCTCAATTGGGCTAGTCTGTCCTCTTCTcgactcctccatcctctcctctgtaAAACGATAAGTGGTCGAGTGATCGAGGAGTGTCAATTCGTTAGTTGGCAAACAAAGGAGTCTGCTGCCCTCCTCGATTATCTACTTCGACAGAGGATGCACAAGAGTATCCTTGTGGCAGGTAGTGCAGAAGTTTTTTATTAGCCGCTACACCCCCTTTTGATCAGCTATTTTCTCAAATGAGAAAAGCATGCACACGTTAAAAAAACGATATGCTACTTACCCTTTAATCTATAAAATGTCTTCACAAATAGGTAAATTAGTtatcactttacacatttattttgggattccaGCCTTGTAAACATAATTTGCCTTATATCACGTGAGTGGAGAAGAGGTCTCATTTTAAATAAGCGCGTTTGTTTCCACATATCTGCTCCTCCCTCCGCTACttgattacctttgacctttttcaaaaagaggcgaggagaggatgggggagaggaggctAGCAAACAAATTGAGATTCTCCCCATGGCCATAgattgcttacagggtaaggaaaccaatagtgcattcggaaggtattcggaccccttgactttttccacattttgttatgctacagccttattctaaaatagattaaataaaaaaagttcctcatcaatctacacacaataccccataatgatgaagctaaaacaggtttagacatttttgcacatttgttaaaaataaaacagaaaaactcgagactcgaaattcagctcaggtgcatcctgcttccattgatcatcattgagatgtttctacaactcaattggagtctacctgtagtaaattaaattgattggacatgatttggaaaggcacacacctgtctatataaaggtcccacaaatccaagccatgaagttgaaggaattgtccgtagagctctgagacaggattatgtcgaggcacagatctggggaagggtaccaaaaatgtctgcagcattgaaggtcaccaacaacacagtgacctccatcattcttaaatggaagaagtttggaccaccaagactcttcctagagctggccgcccagccaaactgagcaatcggggagaagggccttggtcagggaggtgaccaagaacccgatggtcactctgacagagctccagagtttctctgtggagatgggagaaccttccagaaggataaccatttctgcagtactccaccaatcaggcctttatggtagaggggccagacggaagccactccttagtaaaaggcacatgacagcctgcttggagtttgccaaaaggcacctaaagtattctcagaccatgagaaacaagattttctggtctgatgaaaccaagattgaactctttggcctgaatgccaagcgtcacatctggaggaaacctgccaccatccctacggtgaagcatgggggtggcagcatcatgctgtggggatgtttttcagcggcaggtactgggagactagtcaggatcgagagaaagatgaactgagcaaagtgaaaacctgctccagagtgctcaggacatcagactgtggcgaaggttcaccttccaataggacaatgaccctaagcacactgccaagacaacacaggagtggcttcgggacaagtctctgaatgtccttgagtggcccagccagagccctgacttgaaccaattgaagatctctggagagacctgaaaatagctgtgcagcgacgctccccatccaacctgacagagcttaagaggatctgcagagaagaatgggagaaactccccaaataaagatgtgccaaggttgtagcgtcatacccaagaagactcgaggttgtaatcaatgctaaaggtgcttcaacgaagtactgagtaaagtgtctgaatacttatgtaaatctaatatttcagttattttttattacttttttttgctaaaatgtctaataacctgtttttgcttcgtcattattgattattgtgtgtagattgatgagaaggaaaaaaacaatttaatcaattttagaataaggctgtaatgtaacaaaaagtgtaaaaatgaaggggtctgaatacttcccgaatgcactgtatgtcatttTCTATGCCTTAAACATTGAGGGGGGAATTCTTCACACATTATTCACACTGATAATATCAGGATGTATGACGATAAACCTAACAACTTAaatgactaatttctctgaacaggggaaaacaaaaatcaaattcactgagaatacaaTACATAGTATGAAGAAACATTACTCTTAGCCGCAGCTCCGTACTAGACATATAGAACTGATACTGGTTGTTGGAGAGGAATTGGTGTAATGTTGAGAGTGCGTGgttttagatttttggggggaggggggggggagttcatcatgtcttactcattgttaggTAGAAGTTTGGTCCAAATGGGAAGTTTgatactatatttattgaatattatatgaatcatATAAATGAAAATGACCGATTTGGGTGCAATCCAATAGCTTAGCCCTTTATACTCGTAATCGTATACTGTATGGGTTGAAAATTGCAAATTTGGGCACTAATAAGCGCCTAAATTGGAACGTTGTGGCtttacagtaacatgctatacatgacgtcagatcTCTTGCTCTgcgcttcacagcgctgtatgcGCTTTCACTGACAggcgttctgaacttgagcaccgcgCGCAACAAGAAGTTGCCCCTATCCCTCTCTGCAAATGTTTGTCgtctgagtgagggaaaagcAGGCAGAGATGTAGCTTCATCCAACATAGTTTTTCTGATAGTTGTAATATCAATGTTTATAATCTCCCTTTGTCTTTATTGATGTATTGATGGATATAGCTACTGTTCACATTTCCCCCATCATTATACAGGATGTTGTCCAGAACATCGTTTCTCAAACTCTGTCCCGGGGACCCCAAcgggtgcacattttgttttttggccaaatactacacagctgattcatgTAATCAATTCATCATCAatgtttgattatttgaatcagctgtgcgtAGTgccagggcaaaaaccaaaacgtgcacacTTTGGGGTCCCCGGGACAGAGTGAAATGCTGGTTCAGAGCAGTCAGCATTTTCTATGGGACTAATCTGCTGTGAAAGGTCTCCCCCTGCTGGATAGTGCAGAAATGACAGATGATGGATAAGGCACATGGCTATGGAAATAGGGGTGATGTGGAGACAAAAATACTCTCAGAACACTACATTCAACTaaacaaaaatctatttaatcagtTTTCAGGTAGAAACCATTTTTCGTACAAACATATTGCGGGAATAATCAGTGCAAGGATCTCGCAATTGCTATTGCCAGCCTGTCAGTAAAATCCATAAAGTGCAGGTAAGTTGGTGTGACTGTTCCAAGTCTCCTACCACCGTAGAAAAACCCACGACAAAGACTTCAACAACAGGTAAGGAGCTCTCCAAATTTTTTAGTCCAAAGCTTTAGAACAAATGGGGGAAAATAATGGGTGAACTTTGCTGAAATGCCTTCTGATATCATTAAAAGGTCCTGAagagtcattctgattcccatgtaaaatagcctTTTGAGTGACAAAAATATTACCCATTATATTATTTTGGGATATAAATACTAAACATTTTAGAAAATTACTTTTTctctcatggctaactaccaggaagcttgaaaagacaggctgagtggacggggagcttatattcatgaaCTCGTCTTGATTGAGAGCTCTTTTAAATGCCTATGTCAAGAAACTTGGATGCAATGAGCAGTATATGCAGCAAAATCCTCTCAAGCTAATTTGGTGCACAAAGCTactcaaacaacattgaaatcGCATCAAtgatatacatattttttttatacatctcCCGTTTGGAATTTTTCCGGCGCTACGGTTCACATCAGCACTGAAggatgtgttgacatgacaactgtATCATGGTTCTGAACGACCCGTTCCCCCTTTagttccatgctggctgaagacctagctagccagtgacTAGCTAACACCAGTAGAGAAGTTATCTAGCTCTATAAACCACGCCCCTCTACAAGCACACTTTCTccgatgttggttacaaggcagtacttatttaaattaggtaagagaattTCATGTtgccattggtgtattaaaacgAGAGCATTAGGGTGATGTCACCTTATCCCCTTAATAATCCTGCTtcctgaatccaagtgtttgataCCGGGGgtggggaccagtaactttatgatcaaactttatcaatgtagaagaAACAGTCATTTTTCACACTTTGGTCATCATActttcatccaaatatcatccaaattcatgaaaaacatgattttgactgttcatgacctttaagaataatatattatacaCCCATACATGGTATTGGGGATGATTTCTGCATTCACTTTCCTCAGATAAGTCCATTCTCTTCTTTGGTCGGTGGCGAGACTTGGTGACCACCGCCAAACAACATCTCACTGTCTTCAGTCAGTGACATCAACAAGTGAACTTCAGCTCAGTGTGTCCTGATAGGCCCGGTCTGAGGGTGACTTTGACCAATCAGAAGACTAATAGGAAGAATGCGCTTGTGAAAATGGAGgacaccacaaaaggaccaaaaGTCTTgacaggagacacagagagaatggTAGAGATAGAATTCCCTTCTCTGCCGTGTAGAGATACACTAGAAACGGCAGAAAGGGCTTCCTCAGTGAGAGAAGAGGCAAGGAGTCAGAAAGTGCTGGAAAAGAccctctggtctgtctgtctgtctgtctgtctgtctgtctgtctgtctgtctgtctgtccgtccatatcatacagtatgtacagtaacatGTGTCCCATCCATCTATCCTTGCAGTAGTAGAAGCATCTCACTGACaggggtctgaggactgttctcaAATCACAAAtaacaccttattccctatgtgtTACACTACCTTTGACCAAAACGTGTATGTTAACTGCAtagggctctgctcaaaagtagcACACTTATTAGGGAATATTTTGTTATTTGATCCTTCCTCCTTGACCCTTGacctacagagagggagagagagaggggacagtgaCAGTTCAATGGGGCTGCGTTTGCCATGGAACTCGCTGGGGGGTGGAGTTGTGGATAGGATACTGCGGGGTAGGGTACGGGGGCATGTGGTGTGGCTGTGAGGGAGCACATCCAGAGTTGGAGGCAGAGCTGGAGGGCATGTTGTGGAGGTAGACAGGGGCTGtaggggcagtcggggcagtggGGGTGGGGACTCTCTGGAGCACCACGTGGGGGTAGATGATCTGACTCTCCGCCCGGAACAGACCAGGAAGCGGGGCCTTCAGTAGGCTCTCCTgactcctagagagagagagagagagagagagagagagagagagagagagaccttagaATCAGTGGATTCTCTACAAACCGATGTATTAGGCGTCTATAAACGGTGCATACAGTAACAGGTTCCAATTGATATTTACAACACGTTTAGGTTCATACAGTAGATCTCAGGTTCTCACTTCTGGTATCCGCGGTTGTCGAAGCCGGCCATGCCCCCCAGGTAGACCGGGCTCTCTGCAGCCAGCCGGAGGTCCGGCCGCTGGGCCAGGTGGAAGATCTTAGGAGGGGGGAACGTGTCCcaatccccctcctctctctccagccagCACTCACTACGCCGAGAAGACCGCGTGTCTCTACGCCTGGAGAGAGGTGGTTATCGTcacctccatcaatatcacctcATCAATATCACcttgaagtgtgtgtgtctgtgtgatatcGATACGTTTTCTTATATACCAAATATGccagatgttgttgttgttgtggggggaggccagagggaggtgttcatttTGGAAGTGGGTTGCTCTTTTGACTACTACATGGAGCAGGCACTTGCTGCCAAGTTGCTAAAATACCAGACCCTCGTGTCACGCCTGGACAGCCTTGGTTATCAGTGCAAACTTGTAGTGCTGATATTTGGGAGTCTCGGCCAGGTTGACAGCACGCGCGCTCAGACCGCAGGCCTGCATCGCACAAAGGCAAAGCGTCTAGCGAGGTACTGCTCTGTGTCAGCGGTCAAGGCGGCCTCGCTGTATGGATAAGAAGGTGCTTTCTGTATCCGTAAGTGTCGATGTATCCCGACTGTTATGCGACATGTAAtttgtggattcaaataaagCATTTCAAAATGTGCGTGTGCGCTTGCCTGCGTCTGTGAACGCGCGTGATGTGCGTACTGTACCTGCTCCTGCCGTCCCTCCTGGAGCCCCTGTCCTTCACTGTGCGTTCCTGCAGGCAGCAGATGATGaaggagagagacatggccagGATGACGATGCCACTGACCACCGAGGCCAGCACGGCCACGCGCAGACCCCGGTCCTCTGGCCTCGGGATGGCTGAAGGGGAAGGCAGATCAAGGGAAAGCCAAATTACTTTCACATATCATGTCGCTtcagatgtatttttttaaagatcTGTGATAACTGCAGGTGTGGGAGCTAGGAGTAGGGAGCTAGGAAAGAAGGGTAGGAGAAATGTGTAGCAGCTAGGAGAAGGGAGTTAGGGAAGGAGGGTATGAGCTAGGAGAAATGGGCACAGAATAGGGGAAGAGGATTGGAGCTAAAGGGCTAGCTAGGGATTGGACCAGCTGTGTTGTCTCACCCTCACAGACTGGCAGGAAGTTGTTCCACTGGGGTTTGCCTGCCCGGACGCTGCAGGAGATCTTATCACTGCCCACCAGCTGGTAGCCCTCCCTGCACCAGAAGGCCAGCACTGTACCCACTGACACCCCCGTCCCACGCTCTACATAGAACGACCCCCGCCTCGGGGGAAGCACGGACACACACAACAGACCTGGGGAGAGCGGGAGACGGACAGTGAATATGAGAATTACAAAAGCAGAACAAGAGGAgttgagaatatatatatatatataatattaattTATTACTAATATTCATATCTAGCATAAGGTATAAACTCTCGAGAGGTGTTAAATCTAAAGCTCTCAGAGTAAATTTAACACAGTTTAATTTGCTGTTTATAGAACGAgggcagagagagaatgaggaaaATATACGTTTCAAGGAAAACAATGCTGGGcctattgtgcgccgccctatcggactcccaatcacggccgtttgtgatacagcctggaatcgaaccagggtctgaagtgacgcctccagcactgagatgcagtgccttagaccgcttcgCCACTCAGGAGTCCCTTaagtatcagaatgggtgattaataATAAATGGGTCTTAGATACACCTagaactaaaagcattgtatttggttcaaaacattctctaagacctaaacctcaactggagttgtacATAAATAGTATGGCTGTAGAGGCAAGTTCaggaagctaaactcctaggtataactTTGGATGGTCAATTACAGTATCAcgggtcaagtcatattgacaaatttgttgtgaagatggggaggagtATATCTGGTATAAAAATATATTCTTTGTTTTTGACAAAAGAAAATCAACTGTGCTAAttgttcaggctctggtcttgtcccatcttgattactgtccggtaatatggtcaagtgcagcaaagagagacctagcaaagctgcagctggctcaaaacagagcaaCAAAAAACAACAGCTCATGGCACATTAGGgactatgaaatgacacacacaatcacacacaggcacactaaCACACTCTAACAAGAACAATCTACACACACGTTCTTTTTTTAGTTGTATTGTTTATATATCATTGTGTTTTACATTTTGTGGGACTGTTCTTGTATAtcagtaaccaggtttccatccaaactttttatgcaagtaaagtacgTAGTATAAGAAatgtcacgacaggcctgatggaaacagcaaatttatcggtaaactttccaaatgtccacaaaacaaaatacgcaaggtgggatctttttgtgtcggcacaattaattatgcgagaagtGGTGGTGGAAACgtctttatgcgcaaatattgatataatagccATCGTATCGAAGTAAAcctggagtcacgcgatgacatggtgtgtggtcctcccattacgactcgggaaagcatgcagtttattaggctacagatgacataagttatgatgaacttcacagggaggTGAAAGTGcaaaggtgatgagcttgatgctcctttccaataaatattgagggtcttattccgGTGACACGGTGAtcaatgcttggctgccgtttgacaaatataatcttctgtccataataatctcatgatGCAGTAGGCTaaacccgcactgtatctgcaaactgttggctagagcgcatatGCCAAGACCAGAGCgggcacattcgctatataaTGCAAACATTTTTTGTTACAAAACCATCCGTTTTTATTCGGGACATGGGAATTTACTTTCAAAAGTTATTTTTTTATGTGCGCTACGCCATCATCCACAaccttttatccgcaacaagtcaatttgatggaaacccaTCTcttgtgggaaaatgtgcatattgttttaatATGCGGATTTTGGAATATTTACAAGAAAATCTggcgccaattggatggaaagcCAGCTGGTGTATCAGTGTTTTGCTacttgttttatgtttttctgtggACCCCAGAAGAATAGTTGTTGTTTCGCAAAAGCAAATGGGGATCCGAATGAACCAACAAACCAATAAACAATCGATTCAGCAGAGAGCAGTACTGATGCTGAGTTGTAATGTTATGTTATTCCTGTCTTGTGATGTTATATTAGTGCTCTAAGACCCTGAAAGCACGCAGGCGGCTGTCTGCTGATTAGATATGACAGATGGGAGGATTTCTGTTCTGCAGCAGTgcagagagtgggggggg
The DNA window shown above is from Salmo trutta chromosome 8, fSalTru1.1, whole genome shotgun sequence and carries:
- the LOC115198739 gene encoding uncharacterized protein LOC115198739 isoform X1 — encoded protein: MSRGGRPLCGWALMWPLACALALVTCSSVSPLLQETTSDPPISTETQTEVRTQPDHQTEAQTLAKFQTQPELRTEAQTVAQTQTELQTQPELQTESPTELESQAATSNHTGLLCVSVLPPRRGSFYVERGTGVSVGTVLAFWCREGYQLVGSDKISCSVRAGKPQWNNFLPVCEAIPRPEDRGLRVAVLASVVSGIVILAMSLSFIICCLQERTVKDRGSRRDGRSRRRDTRSSRRSECWLEREEGDWDTFPPPKIFHLAQRPDLRLAAESPVYLGGMAGFDNRGYQKSQESLLKAPLPGLFRAESQIIYPHVVLQRVPTPTAPTAPTAPVYLHNMPSSSASNSGCAPSQPHHMPPYPTPQYPIHNSTPQRVPWQTQPH
- the LOC115198739 gene encoding uncharacterized protein LOC115198739 isoform X2; the protein is MPSPDHTTTGLLCVSVLPPRRGSFYVERGTGVSVGTVLAFWCREGYQLVGSDKISCSVRAGKPQWNNFLPVCEAIPRPEDRGLRVAVLASVVSGIVILAMSLSFIICCLQERTVKDRGSRRDGRSRRRDTRSSRRSECWLEREEGDWDTFPPPKIFHLAQRPDLRLAAESPVYLGGMAGFDNRGYQKSQESLLKAPLPGLFRAESQIIYPHVVLQRVPTPTAPTAPTAPVYLHNMPSSSASNSGCAPSQPHHMPPYPTPQYPIHNSTPQRVPWQTQPH